Genomic window (Thermodesulfobacteriota bacterium):
CTACCGACCCCTCCCACGGCATCACGAACGCGTAGATGCAGCCCGAGATTATCTCCTTCGTGCCCGTATCCACGACGGCTTTCGAGCCGTCCATGAGCAGCTTCTCCATCGAGTCCCCGCTAACCCGTATCACTACCGAGCCCTCTCCGTATACTCCCCTCGGTACGACGACGGTGTCCACCTCCACGGGCTCTGGCGCTCCGTGCGCGCTGCCCGCGTATGACATCACGGGGACCTCGACGTACCTCTCTTCATATCCCGGAGGAATGCCCGCGGGCGCGGGTACCCTGGTTATCCCTTCGCCCGGGACGGGCGTGCCCCGCCTTATGAAGTCGAGCGTGAGGTTCTCTCGGCCGCAGAACGTGACCAGCTCGTCCAGGAACGAGATGCTGTCTCTCTTCTTCGCGCCCGAGAGCGCGGCCCTCGCGATCCCGAGCGTTTCGGCTACCTCGTAATCGTTCGTGAAGCCCTTTAAGGATTTGATCGTATCTATTATCTCCTCTACGGATTTCCTCAATTCAGTCTCCTCCTTCCTTTCCGCTCCGGGGACCGGGCGTGTATTATTCATCAAAATGTAAAATGCATCTTGTAAAATTCATCTAATTATGTTTTAATGTAATATTATAATATGCAATCTGCAAACAGCAATCAACATTTTGTTGATTCGCAGGCAGAAATCCGGTTCGTGACG
Coding sequences:
- a CDS encoding S24 family peptidase is translated as MRKSVEEIIDTIKSLKGFTNDYEVAETLGIARAALSGAKKRDSISFLDELVTFCGRENLTLDFIRRGTPVPGEGITRVPAPAGIPPGYEERYVEVPVMSYAGSAHGAPEPVEVDTVVVPRGVYGEGSVVIRVSGDSMEKLLMDGSKAVVDTGTKEIISGCIYAFVMPWEGSVVRECVSEPSGLSLIPCNRNYPASSIKWDEFDPAIVIGKVSCSVMNVFG